Genomic window (Gammaproteobacteria bacterium):
CCACCAAATCCCGCTGCCAACTGGCATTGGACGGATCGGCCTCGGCCAACCGACGAATAATCACCAGGGATTCCTCGAATGCCGCCCGTGCCTCCGCTAATTGGCCCTGCGCTTGCGATACATCGCCGATCCTACTGTGCGCCACTGCCAAATCCCACTGCCAACTGGCATTGGACGGATCGACCTCAACCAACCGACGACTAATCGCCAGGGTTTCCGCGAACACCGCCCGTGCCTCCGCTAATTGACCCTGCGCTTG
Coding sequences:
- a CDS encoding hypothetical protein (Evidence 5 : Unknown function), with protein sequence MQAQGQLAEARAAFAETLAIIRRLAEADPSNAGWQKDLAVAHSSIGDVLQAQGQLAEARAVFAETLAISRRLVEVDPSNASWQWDLAVAHSRIGDVSQAQGQLAEARAAFEESLVIIRRLAEADPSNASWQRDLVVAHNRVSNVESLLKS